CGGTTGTCTAACTTTTCAGCCGATATCGCGCACGAGCTACGTACTCCTATCAGCAATCTGCGCACACATACCGAAGTCATCCTCACAAAGAAACGTGCACCAGAGGATTATGAAGAGAATCTTTATTCCAACCTGGAAGATCTGAACCGACTCTCCAGCATTATTGACGGCATGCTTTTCTTAGCAAAGTCGGACAACGGTCTGGTTCTACCTGCCAAAGAGAAAATCGAGTTGCGTTCGGTCGTCGAGAAATTGTTCGAGTATTACCAGCTTCTCGCAGACGACACAGGGGTAAAGCTGCAGGTCGTCGGGCACGGCGCGGTGAATGGTGACGGGACGATGCTGGATCGGACGATCTCGAATTTGCTGTCCAATGCGCTCAGGTATACCCCACCTGACTGTACGATCTCCGTGAAAATCGAGCCCCTTGGCGACATGATCAGCTTGTCAGTGGAAAACCCCGGCGAGGAGATAGCGGTAGAGCATCAGCCCCGGCTGTTTGACCGTTTTTACCGAGTCGATCCCGCACGGAGAGAGAGCGCTACGAACCATGCGGGGTTAGGGCTGGCAATCGTCAAATCACTGGTCGACGCCCATGACGGCACCGTTGGATGTGTCTCCAGAGATGGCCATACGACCTTTATGATCAGCCTACCCGCGTGGCCTGCTGACCAAGGGTGAAAGCAAAGAGATCGCCCGGCCCTGTCCACAAACATGGCAACAACAAACGCGAGTACCACCGTCATTGTGAGTGTTCTGCTGAACATGACGTTCGGGTTTCAACTCGTCTTATCGTGTTTTGATACGTTTGACCTATCCCCCCTGGGGGGATAGGATGCCGGCGTAATTCATTGAGGCCCGAGGCTCAAGCCATGAGTGAGCAAGAACACCAACATAGCCATCCGCACACCCACCAAAGTCACGAGGCGATCATCAAGCGCCTCAAGCGGGCTGATGGCCATTTGCGCGGCATCATCACCATGATCGAAGAGGGTCGTGAATGCGTGGACATTGCTCAGCAGTTGCACGCTGTCGAAAAAGCGGTCTGCCAGGCGAAGCGCACGCTCATCCAGGATCACATCGATCACTGCCTTGAGGACACCGTTTCGGCGTTAGGTAATGGCGAGCGCGCACCGCTGGAAGCGTTCAAACAAATCACCAAGTACCTCTAGGTCTGAAATGCCCAATTTCGCTGAACTGCTGCAACAAGGCGGGGCCCACGCCTGGCTGTATTTCCCGAGCGCTATTTTGCTCGGTGCCTTGCATGGCCTGGAGCCCGGCCACTCAAAGACCATGATGGCGGCGTTCATCGTGGCCATTCGTGGCTCGGTTAAACAGGCTGTGTTACTGGGCTTGGCCGCTACGCTTTCGCACACTGCCGTAGTGTGGCTAGTCGCTATCGGCGGGATGTATCTGGGCAAAGGCTTGGACGCACAAACCACTGAACCATACTTCCAGCTCGCGTCCTCTGCACTGATCATCGCAATTGCGCTTTGGATGCTGTGGCGTACCTGGCGCGGTGAGCAGATGTTCAAGTTCGAGCAAGGTGATGACCACCACCACGGCGAGCATGACCATGGACATCATGATGAAACCCACCGAATCGATACCGGCCACGGGCGCATCGAACTGTCGATTTTCGAACAAGGCATACCACCGCATTGGCGCCTGAAGACATTGACCGGACACTCCTGGGCGGCCTCGGATGTTCGCCTGATGACTACCCGTCCAGACGGCAGCACCCAAGCGTTCTTATTTTCTGAGCGTGAAGGCTTCCTAGAATCGACAGTCGATATCCCGGAACCTCATGAGTTCAGTGCTCGCCTGAGTCTTGGGCATGCAGGCCACTCCCATGATTATGATCTGGACTACCAGGAGCATGATCACGGGCATGCGCATTCCGAACTGGAAGGTCTGGAGTTGTCGATTGACGGCTATCAGGATGCACACGAGCGCGCACATGCCAACGATATCCGTAAGCGCTTCACCAACCGCGAGGTCACCACGGGCCAGATCGTCGTGTTCGGTTTGACGGGCGGTTTGATTCCTTGTCCGGCTGCCATCACCGTTCTGTTGCTGTGTCTTCAGGTTAAAGAAGTGGCGCTGGGTGGCATGCTCGTCCTGTGCTTCAGCATCGGCTTGGCCCTTACCTTAGTCACGGTCGGTGCTGCGGCAGCCATCGGTGCTAAACAGGCCTCCAATCGCTGGCCGTGGCTGGGCACCGTGGCTCGTCGTGCACCGTACCTATCCAGCGTGTTGATCATTGGTGTTGGTCTGTACGTGGGCTTCCATGGCTGGATGGGCCTGACCGCGTAAGGCGATGTTTGAGTGTTCGAACTCACCAGCTACGTTGGTCTTTTTCTGGCGGCATTCGGTGCCGCTACGTTATTGCCAATGCAATCTGAAGCCGTGCTAGTCGCGATGTTGCTCTCAGACCGGTACATCGCTTCGACGTTATTGACGGTCGCCACCTTCGGCAACGTTCTCGGTTCTACGCTGAATTGGGTGTTGGGTCGCTCCATTGAGCGATTGCACCACAAGCGCTGGTTTCCGGTGAGCGAGAGCAAGCTCGAAAAGGCCGAGCAATTCTACTTGCGCTATGGGCGCTGGTCGTTATTGCTGAGCTGGGTGCCCATCATTGGCGATCCATTAACGGTCGTTGCTGGAGTGATGCGCGAGCCTATCTGGAGCTTCCTGCTGATAGTTACCCTGGCCAAGGGCATTCGTTATCTCGTGCTGACCGCTGTCACCCTGGGTTGGGCTTGATGATGGCTTATACGACCAACATATCTCGCTCAAGAGCCGAAGCAGCAGCCTGGATCTGATCAAGTGGCTGGCGATGCTGACCATGGGTATCGACCATCTGCAGTAGGTAAAGCCGGAGATGGGCTATCTGTCCGTTCGGGGACGACTCTCTTTTCCGCTCTTCTGTAGCGCCATCGCGGCCAACGTATTGCGCTCCAAATCGCGCGAACTGCTGACGCCTGCTAATAGTCGTTGCCTCGCCTTGATGCCGTTGTTCGCCGCCATTTCAGAAGCGCCTTACCGCTATATCAGCACTTCCTCAGGGAGAATAAGGAACTCGCTTGCCCAATGAAGGCAATTAGCCATACGCTGCGATGCGTGAGAGGTCTCACAAGTATAAAAAAATTAGCATGGAGCAAGCCCTGATGAAACTGTCTGCCCTTTTGATCGCCGCTTTACTTTCGATTACATCCGTTGCTGCCTTCGCGCACAGCGGCGGTACTGATTCAAAAGGTTGCCATCGCAACCATAAAACGAACGAC
This region of Pseudomonas fluorescens genomic DNA includes:
- a CDS encoding metal-sensing transcriptional repressor, giving the protein MSEQEHQHSHPHTHQSHEAIIKRLKRADGHLRGIITMIEEGRECVDIAQQLHAVEKAVCQAKRTLIQDHIDHCLEDTVSALGNGERAPLEAFKQITKYL
- a CDS encoding nickel/cobalt efflux protein RcnA, which gives rise to MPNFAELLQQGGAHAWLYFPSAILLGALHGLEPGHSKTMMAAFIVAIRGSVKQAVLLGLAATLSHTAVVWLVAIGGMYLGKGLDAQTTEPYFQLASSALIIAIALWMLWRTWRGEQMFKFEQGDDHHHGEHDHGHHDETHRIDTGHGRIELSIFEQGIPPHWRLKTLTGHSWAASDVRLMTTRPDGSTQAFLFSEREGFLESTVDIPEPHEFSARLSLGHAGHSHDYDLDYQEHDHGHAHSELEGLELSIDGYQDAHERAHANDIRKRFTNREVTTGQIVVFGLTGGLIPCPAAITVLLLCLQVKEVALGGMLVLCFSIGLALTLVTVGAAAAIGAKQASNRWPWLGTVARRAPYLSSVLIIGVGLYVGFHGWMGLTA
- a CDS encoding YqaA family protein, coding for MFELTSYVGLFLAAFGAATLLPMQSEAVLVAMLLSDRYIASTLLTVATFGNVLGSTLNWVLGRSIERLHHKRWFPVSESKLEKAEQFYLRYGRWSLLLSWVPIIGDPLTVVAGVMREPIWSFLLIVTLAKGIRYLVLTAVTLGWA
- a CDS encoding TraX family protein, with the protein product MGYLSVRGRLSFPLFCSAIAANVLRSKSRELLTPANSRCLALMPLFAAISEAPYRYISTSSGRIRNSLAQ
- a CDS encoding YHYH domain-containing protein, which codes for MKLSALLIAALLSITSVAAFAHSGGTDSKGCHRNHKTNDYHCH